A region from the Candidatus Omnitrophota bacterium genome encodes:
- a CDS encoding acyl-CoA dehydrogenase family protein: protein MADPHTLLGSNAPEALEVTEAARQTEWRYPSMVADLFMGRVRADLCFPFPEQPEEDRRIGDAYLEQLKAFLKQHIDPDEIDRTGEIPASAIEGLARLGCFGLKIPQPYGGLGFSQTNYNRAMELIGSYCGSTAVWVSAHQSIGAPQPLVLFGTEEQKRKYLPRLATGTISGFALTEQNVGSDPANMQTTAVPIEDGNAYLLNGEKLWCTNGPVAEIVVVMAQTPSIITHGKERKQITAFIVERSMPGFQVVHRCEFMGLRGIQNGVLRLTNVRVPKENIVWGLGQGLKLALVTLNAGRIAVPASCAGLAKRCVQITRQWAKERKQWGGPIGKHEAIAAKIGEMAATTFAIKAMVDLASALADRKTVDIRLEAAISKLFGAEAAWRIVDDTVQIRGGRGYETAGSLKARGEAPIPVERMMRDLRINLIIEGTSQIMRLFIAREALDAHMRRVSDLLDPHQPPMKKLSSLAKAVSWYAIWYPRQWLSWGWWPRYHELPPRLAVHMRFVERASHRLARALFHGAMRHQTRLAVRQQLLGRLVDVGSDLFAMAAACSRAQSLTRLQPSEQSPVELAELFCRLATRRIRQNFRSLRQNDDRQSYRLAQDVLNGRFLWLEEGIV, encoded by the coding sequence ATGGCCGATCCTCACACCCTGCTTGGGAGCAACGCTCCAGAAGCCCTCGAAGTCACGGAAGCCGCACGGCAAACCGAATGGCGGTACCCCAGCATGGTGGCCGATCTGTTCATGGGCCGCGTGCGCGCCGATTTATGTTTCCCGTTCCCCGAACAGCCGGAGGAGGACCGTCGGATTGGCGACGCGTATCTGGAGCAACTGAAAGCGTTTCTCAAGCAGCACATCGACCCTGATGAAATCGACCGCACCGGGGAGATCCCAGCGTCGGCGATCGAAGGCCTGGCACGGCTGGGATGCTTCGGCCTGAAAATCCCACAGCCGTACGGGGGATTGGGGTTTTCACAGACGAATTATAACCGGGCCATGGAGCTGATCGGCAGTTATTGCGGCTCCACCGCCGTGTGGGTCAGCGCGCATCAAAGCATCGGCGCTCCCCAACCGCTCGTGCTCTTCGGCACCGAGGAGCAGAAGCGCAAGTACCTTCCACGATTGGCCACCGGAACTATTTCCGGATTTGCCCTGACGGAGCAGAACGTCGGCTCCGATCCAGCCAATATGCAGACGACAGCCGTCCCAATTGAGGATGGCAATGCCTACCTGCTCAACGGAGAGAAACTGTGGTGCACCAATGGCCCGGTCGCGGAGATCGTCGTCGTGATGGCGCAAACCCCGTCCATCATCACGCATGGCAAAGAGCGCAAGCAAATTACCGCGTTTATCGTCGAACGATCCATGCCGGGTTTTCAGGTGGTCCACCGCTGCGAGTTTATGGGATTGCGGGGCATTCAGAACGGGGTGCTGCGATTGACCAACGTCCGCGTCCCCAAAGAGAATATCGTCTGGGGGCTGGGGCAAGGCTTGAAGCTCGCCCTGGTCACCTTAAATGCCGGGCGCATCGCCGTCCCAGCCTCCTGCGCGGGATTAGCGAAGCGGTGCGTGCAGATTACGCGCCAGTGGGCCAAGGAACGCAAGCAATGGGGCGGGCCGATTGGAAAACATGAGGCGATTGCGGCCAAAATCGGCGAAATGGCCGCCACGACATTTGCGATCAAGGCTATGGTGGACCTTGCCTCGGCGCTCGCCGACCGGAAAACCGTCGATATCCGATTGGAAGCCGCGATATCAAAGCTCTTCGGAGCGGAAGCCGCGTGGCGGATTGTGGACGATACGGTGCAGATCCGTGGGGGCCGCGGCTATGAAACCGCCGGATCATTGAAGGCCCGCGGCGAAGCGCCCATCCCCGTCGAGCGCATGATGCGGGACCTCCGCATCAACTTGATCATTGAAGGGACGAGCCAAATCATGCGGCTCTTCATCGCCCGCGAAGCGCTTGATGCGCACATGCGCAGGGTCAGCGACCTGCTCGATCCGCATCAGCCGCCGATGAAAAAATTATCCTCGTTGGCGAAGGCGGTGAGTTGGTACGCCATCTGGTATCCTCGACAATGGCTCTCCTGGGGATGGTGGCCCCGGTATCATGAGCTGCCGCCGCGTCTTGCCGTCCACATGCGGTTTGTCGAACGCGCTAGCCACCGGTTGGCGCGAGCGCTGTTCCACGGAGCCATGCGGCACCAAACCCGGCTCGCGGTTCGCCAACAATTGCTTGGTCGGCTGGTCGATGTGGGCAGCGATCTCTTCGCCATGGCGGCCGCGTGCTCCCGCGCCCAATCCCTCACGCGCCTGCAGCCTTCCGAGCAAAGCCCAGTGGAGCTGGCGGAGCTGTTCTGCCGCCTCGCTACGAGGCGGATCCGGCAGAACTTCCGCAGCCTGCGCCAGAATGACGATCGACAATCCTATCGCCTGGCTCAGGACGTCCTCAACGGCCGCTTTCTGTGGCTTGAAGAGGGCATCGTGTAG
- a CDS encoding enoyl-CoA hydratase/isomerase family protein produces the protein MALPQGEHVKVVMEERVAVVTIDHRPVNALNRQTLQELGQVTDALNADPTVKVVILTGAGSLAFVAGADIKDVSQLTSTQQAQEMASLGQTVFLKLQRLGKPVIAAINGVCLGGGLELAMACHLRIAGDRARFGQPEVNLGIIPGWGGTQRLPRLIGKAKATEWILTGDMYTAQETARLGLVNLLVPQDQVLKTAKDLARKLAAKGGVAITQALTAIEAGLDHPLDEGLAVEAAAFGQVAISEDSQEGIKAFLEKRQPRFQDR, from the coding sequence ATGGCCCTCCCGCAAGGTGAACACGTCAAGGTCGTGATGGAGGAACGCGTGGCCGTGGTGACGATTGATCATCGCCCCGTCAACGCGCTCAATCGGCAAACACTGCAAGAATTGGGCCAGGTGACTGACGCGCTCAACGCCGACCCCACCGTCAAGGTCGTGATTCTGACGGGTGCCGGGTCACTCGCCTTCGTGGCTGGCGCTGACATTAAAGACGTGAGCCAACTCACCTCGACGCAGCAAGCGCAAGAGATGGCTTCACTCGGCCAAACCGTGTTCTTGAAACTGCAGCGGCTCGGAAAACCGGTGATCGCCGCCATCAACGGCGTGTGCCTTGGCGGCGGCCTGGAATTGGCCATGGCGTGCCACCTCCGCATCGCCGGGGATCGCGCCCGCTTCGGTCAACCCGAGGTCAATCTGGGCATCATCCCGGGGTGGGGCGGCACGCAGCGGCTGCCGCGGTTGATCGGCAAAGCCAAAGCCACGGAATGGATTTTGACCGGCGACATGTACACGGCTCAAGAAACCGCCCGGCTTGGGCTCGTCAACCTTCTCGTGCCTCAGGACCAGGTCCTGAAAACCGCGAAAGATCTTGCGCGGAAACTCGCCGCCAAAGGCGGGGTGGCGATCACCCAAGCGCTGACCGCCATTGAAGCGGGCCTGGACCATCCGCTGGATGAGGGGTTAGCCGTGGAAGCCGCCGCCTTCGGCCAGGTGGCCATCAGCGAAGATAGCCAGGAAGGTATCAAGGCGTTTTTGGAAAAACGCCAGCCGCGTTTTCAGGACCGGTAG
- a CDS encoding thiolase family protein gives MRDVVIVDGVRTPQGVFGGALKQLTAQALGEVAMRELLKRTNLKPADVEEVIVGCVGQGSDAPNIARVIALRSGVPIQTPGYTVQRNCASGLQAIMGAAQNILCGDRDIHIAGGAECMSASPYVSRDLRWGKRLRHAEMIDSIWEGLTDPVCGQIMGQTAENLVKEFSISRADQDRFALLSHQRAFRATRENRFKDELVPVMVPKRAMGRDLPPEPFTQDEGINPGLTEQVLSQYPAVFQDGGTVTPGNACFNADGAAMTLVMPAEKAKALGYQPLAKIRAYAVAGLEPQRMGLGPTLSVPLALQKANLTLKDIQLIELNEAFAATYLACEKVLGYSRDICNVNGGAIALGHPVGATGTRLVVTLLHEMKRRNLSLGLATACVGGGQGVTIIFERT, from the coding sequence ATGCGCGACGTCGTTATCGTGGATGGCGTTCGGACCCCGCAGGGCGTCTTCGGCGGCGCGCTGAAGCAGCTGACCGCGCAAGCCCTCGGGGAAGTCGCCATGCGCGAGCTGCTGAAGCGGACCAATCTGAAGCCCGCCGATGTCGAAGAAGTCATCGTGGGATGCGTCGGGCAGGGTTCGGACGCCCCGAATATCGCGCGCGTGATCGCCTTGCGCTCCGGCGTGCCCATCCAGACCCCCGGCTACACCGTGCAGCGCAACTGCGCCTCCGGCCTGCAAGCGATCATGGGTGCGGCCCAAAATATCCTCTGCGGCGACCGAGACATCCACATCGCCGGCGGCGCGGAATGCATGAGCGCGTCCCCGTACGTGAGCCGTGATCTGCGCTGGGGCAAGCGCCTGCGCCATGCCGAGATGATCGATTCGATCTGGGAAGGGCTCACCGACCCTGTCTGCGGCCAGATCATGGGGCAAACCGCGGAAAATTTGGTGAAGGAATTCTCGATCAGCCGCGCGGATCAAGATCGCTTCGCGCTCCTCTCGCATCAGCGCGCCTTTCGAGCCACCCGCGAGAACCGATTCAAAGATGAGCTGGTTCCCGTCATGGTGCCGAAACGGGCGATGGGACGGGACCTGCCGCCTGAACCGTTCACCCAGGATGAAGGCATCAATCCCGGGCTCACGGAGCAAGTGCTCAGCCAATACCCGGCGGTGTTCCAGGACGGCGGCACCGTCACACCCGGCAATGCCTGCTTCAACGCCGATGGCGCCGCCATGACCCTGGTCATGCCGGCGGAAAAGGCCAAAGCCTTAGGCTATCAGCCGCTGGCCAAAATTCGCGCCTATGCCGTCGCCGGTCTTGAGCCGCAGCGCATGGGGCTTGGCCCAACGCTGTCAGTGCCCCTCGCCTTGCAGAAAGCGAATCTCACGCTCAAGGACATCCAACTCATTGAGCTTAATGAGGCCTTCGCCGCCACGTATCTGGCCTGTGAAAAAGTCCTGGGCTACAGCCGGGATATCTGCAATGTGAATGGCGGGGCCATTGCGTTGGGCCATCCGGTGGGGGCGACCGGCACTCGCTTGGTCGTCACGCTGCTTCATGAGATGAAACGGCGGAACCTTTCGCTGGGGCTCGCGACGGCCTGCGTCGGCGGCGGCCAGGGCGTAACCATCATTTTCGAGCGAACATAA
- a CDS encoding patatin-like phospholipase family protein yields MEQLALKFKNLWDIRQIFILDLGIPVFSFIIGCAAGALVGWLAHSIWTGIMFGFVLCLGIGVTFGPLVGGPIQGARLMKKFQDDFEGKSFADTWLPLKVIAANPMAREEVVFDSGPLADAVRASVSIPGIFKPVVRRGKICLDGGVVNPVPVSVLKRAGAHRVIAVNVFPTTPELIASQHDMQRRKADRDAALASRSLPIRLLVRLRQELVRSVSPLIFDVIMRSMQFMEHQIAEICCRDADITLRPTLPGSHWLEFYNPEKFINRGEEVALQYLPELKRITRMRSVDNNYQPQ; encoded by the coding sequence ATGGAGCAGCTAGCGCTAAAATTTAAGAATCTGTGGGACATTCGGCAGATTTTTATCTTGGATCTTGGCATTCCGGTCTTCAGCTTCATCATCGGATGCGCGGCCGGCGCGCTCGTGGGATGGCTGGCGCACTCGATCTGGACCGGCATCATGTTCGGCTTTGTCCTCTGCCTCGGCATCGGCGTGACCTTTGGGCCGCTGGTGGGAGGACCAATCCAAGGGGCCCGGTTGATGAAAAAGTTCCAAGACGATTTCGAAGGAAAGTCCTTTGCGGATACGTGGCTGCCGTTGAAGGTGATTGCGGCGAACCCGATGGCCCGCGAAGAGGTGGTGTTCGACTCCGGCCCGCTGGCGGATGCGGTCCGCGCCTCGGTCTCGATTCCCGGCATCTTTAAGCCGGTGGTGCGCAGGGGCAAGATCTGCTTGGATGGCGGGGTGGTGAATCCGGTGCCGGTCAGCGTCTTGAAGCGGGCCGGCGCGCACCGCGTGATCGCCGTCAACGTGTTTCCCACCACACCGGAGCTCATCGCCAGCCAGCACGACATGCAGCGCCGAAAAGCGGACCGCGATGCCGCGCTCGCCTCCCGGAGCCTGCCGATCCGCCTGCTGGTCCGGCTGCGGCAGGAATTGGTGCGGTCGGTGTCCCCCCTGATCTTCGATGTGATCATGCGCTCGATGCAGTTCATGGAGCATCAAATCGCGGAGATCTGCTGCCGGGACGCCGACATCACGCTTCGCCCAACCCTGCCAGGCTCCCATTGGCTGGAGTTCTATAACCCGGAGAAATTCATCAACCGCGGCGAAGAAGTGGCGTTGCAATATCTTCCGGAGCTGAAACGCATCACGAGAATGCGCAGCGTTGACAATAACTACCAACCTCAGTAG
- a CDS encoding glycerophosphodiester phosphodiesterase, with protein sequence MKGVPIIIAHRGASAVAPESTKAAIAAAWAAGATMVELDVQMTLDGRLVVFHDAHLSRTTNGRGRLAKTSYRTLARLDAGSWFHPRFAGQRILLVSQAMRLIPRSRQLNLEVKATAQPRRVVKQLLPLTRPIRQRLLVSSFDRGVLQQLRAVALPSALICATRADRALREAIRLGCAAWHPQVSLVTPRRIANAHAAGVRVHVWTVDQPAEARRLRRWGVDGIFTNDPARLRKAIS encoded by the coding sequence ATGAAGGGGGTTCCGATCATCATCGCGCATCGAGGAGCATCCGCTGTGGCACCCGAGAGCACGAAAGCCGCCATCGCCGCGGCGTGGGCTGCGGGTGCCACGATGGTCGAGCTGGATGTGCAGATGACCCTCGACGGGCGGCTGGTCGTGTTTCATGATGCGCACCTGTCCCGCACGACGAACGGCCGCGGACGGCTCGCGAAGACATCCTACCGTACGCTCGCACGTCTTGACGCCGGATCCTGGTTTCATCCGCGCTTTGCCGGGCAACGCATTCTGCTGGTCTCCCAGGCCATGCGATTGATTCCACGATCCCGGCAGCTGAATCTCGAAGTCAAAGCCACCGCGCAGCCTCGCCGGGTGGTGAAACAGCTCCTGCCGCTGACTCGGCCGATCCGCCAACGCCTGCTGGTCTCCTCGTTTGACCGCGGCGTGCTGCAGCAGCTGCGGGCCGTGGCGCTTCCCTCGGCGCTGATCTGTGCGACGCGCGCTGACCGCGCCCTGCGCGAGGCGATCCGCCTCGGCTGCGCGGCCTGGCACCCGCAGGTGTCGCTGGTCACCCCTCGACGCATCGCGAACGCCCACGCGGCGGGAGTGCGCGTCCATGTCTGGACCGTCGACCAGCCCGCGGAGGCCAGGCGGCTTCGCCGGTGGGGCGTGGATGGCATCTTCACCAATGACCCCGCCCGACTCCGAAAGGCTATCTCCTAA
- a CDS encoding alpha/beta fold hydrolase, which translates to MIAWSVYTTRRLLYPERRAIPPPSPLPDHLVWTFTAPDGATFEIWALEVPSPRARILLYHGYFANRFQVLPLAAALRERGYDVLLPELRGHGARPGPFTFGVKETEEAGVILRWCAQRDGVGRAVPVAIAGFSSGAMVACQIAQRYPQQVHAMVADSLFPRFFDLLAQRLREDHGVPRWPFAWLSWWSLQLALQTRLGAREPVAIASSMSQPLLAIHGGQDRWISREAVLRWFDRWAGPKQQWVEPETAHVQMFHHHPEEYVRRVTAFLSQALPA; encoded by the coding sequence ATGATCGCGTGGAGCGTCTACACCACGCGACGGCTCCTGTATCCTGAGCGCCGCGCCATCCCGCCGCCCTCGCCGCTGCCCGATCACCTCGTTTGGACCTTCACGGCCCCTGATGGAGCGACCTTCGAGATCTGGGCGCTTGAGGTCCCTTCGCCGCGCGCCCGCATCCTCCTGTATCACGGCTATTTCGCGAATCGGTTCCAAGTGCTGCCGCTGGCTGCAGCGCTGCGCGAGCGCGGATATGACGTGCTCCTGCCTGAGCTGCGCGGCCACGGCGCGCGCCCAGGCCCGTTTACCTTTGGGGTGAAGGAAACCGAGGAAGCCGGCGTCATCCTTCGCTGGTGCGCGCAGCGCGACGGGGTCGGCCGCGCCGTGCCGGTTGCCATCGCCGGCTTCTCCAGCGGCGCGATGGTGGCCTGCCAGATCGCGCAGCGGTACCCGCAGCAGGTGCACGCGATGGTCGCCGACTCGCTCTTTCCTCGGTTCTTTGATCTCTTGGCCCAGCGCCTTCGAGAGGATCATGGCGTGCCGCGCTGGCCGTTCGCCTGGCTCTCGTGGTGGAGCCTCCAACTCGCCTTACAGACGCGCCTCGGCGCGCGCGAGCCGGTGGCCATCGCGTCCTCCATGTCGCAGCCGCTGCTGGCTATTCATGGAGGGCAGGACCGCTGGATCTCGCGCGAAGCCGTGCTGCGGTGGTTCGACCGATGGGCCGGGCCAAAGCAGCAATGGGTTGAGCCCGAGACAGCGCACGTCCAGATGTTCCATCATCATCCTGAGGAATACGTGAGGCGCGTGACGGCGTTTTTGTCCCAAGCGCTGCCGGCATGA
- a CDS encoding PilZ domain-containing protein, translated as MKQERRGHPRIPEQVELSLQHDRAALQAETKNLSASGVYCMVDSFLPPMTKLQVDFALPHGASAARIRCTGVVVRVDPILSSLDRWRYSIGIFFSDLSDRDRSAIAHYVKQRLSQAAS; from the coding sequence ATGAAACAGGAACGACGCGGGCATCCTCGTATTCCTGAGCAGGTCGAGCTGTCCTTACAGCATGACCGCGCAGCGCTGCAGGCGGAAACCAAGAATCTCAGCGCCTCCGGGGTGTATTGCATGGTAGACTCATTTCTCCCCCCGATGACTAAATTGCAGGTGGACTTTGCGCTGCCGCACGGCGCCTCTGCGGCGCGCATCCGCTGCACCGGTGTTGTGGTGCGCGTGGATCCCATCCTCTCAAGCCTGGACCGGTGGCGCTATTCGATCGGCATTTTCTTTTCCGATCTGTCAGACCGGGATCGCTCAGCGATTGCCCACTACGTCAAACAGCGTCTATCACAAGCGGCCTCATAA
- a CDS encoding histidine triad nucleotide-binding protein, with protein sequence MAECLFCRIANRQLPAAVVGEAEGVLAFNDINPQAPIHILIIPADHIPTLADITPAHAPLLGRMIGLANDLARQHRLADSGYRVVMNCGAGAGQSVWHLHLHLLGGRRFTWPPG encoded by the coding sequence ATGGCGGAGTGCTTGTTCTGCCGCATCGCCAATCGGCAACTGCCAGCGGCTGTCGTCGGAGAAGCGGAGGGCGTGCTGGCCTTCAACGATATCAACCCGCAAGCACCAATCCACATCCTCATTATCCCCGCAGATCACATCCCCACGCTGGCTGATATCACGCCTGCCCATGCACCGCTCCTTGGCCGTATGATCGGCTTGGCGAATGACCTGGCTCGGCAGCATCGGCTCGCCGACTCCGGCTATCGCGTGGTCATGAACTGCGGGGCCGGGGCAGGGCAATCGGTGTGGCATCTGCATCTGCACCTCTTAGGAGGGCGCCGCTTCACATGGCCACCAGGCTGA
- a CDS encoding PilZ domain-containing protein — MSNGERRKTERVRTYHPVRIYKQREPKVVETLTKDVSAGGVRCVSPQLFPISSDLGVEMTLFKGEESLSVKGKAVWFRMLPHSDQFDLGISFLELSPQDKRRLSAYLGRFTEPRETSQAV, encoded by the coding sequence ATGAGCAACGGCGAACGTCGAAAAACTGAGCGGGTGCGCACCTATCATCCTGTGCGCATCTACAAGCAACGCGAGCCGAAGGTCGTCGAAACGTTGACAAAAGATGTTTCCGCCGGCGGCGTGCGATGCGTCAGCCCGCAATTGTTCCCGATTTCCTCAGATCTGGGCGTTGAGATGACGCTCTTTAAGGGCGAAGAGTCCTTATCGGTGAAGGGCAAGGCGGTGTGGTTTCGCATGCTGCCCCATAGCGACCAGTTTGACCTTGGCATTTCTTTCCTTGAGCTCTCTCCCCAAGATAAGCGACGTTTGTCTGCCTATCTTGGGCGATTCACCGAACCCCGCGAAACATCCCAAGCCGTTTAA
- a CDS encoding AAA family ATPase — MYLEFLGLRENPFSITADPAFLYLSKKHREALSHMIYGIRERKGFVEITGDIGTGKTTLCKALLRHVDAMTKTALILQPTLSSIQLLQAVAQDFGLNPMHNSRLNLFNQLNQFLIEQTTLGNNVVLVIDEAQTLSARMLEEIRMLSNLETDKHKLIQIILVGQPQLRELLAQPALEQLRQRIGVRYHISPLDRDEVATYLEHRLRIAGSDGSLEWTPEGVEEVYRCSKGTPRLINQLGDRCLLACYLAETKRVDADVVQRSYQELSGQVLVS, encoded by the coding sequence ATGTACTTAGAGTTTTTAGGCCTTCGAGAAAATCCATTCTCGATCACCGCCGACCCCGCCTTTCTCTATCTGTCCAAAAAGCATCGTGAAGCGCTCTCCCATATGATCTATGGGATCCGCGAGCGCAAAGGGTTCGTGGAAATCACCGGCGATATCGGCACTGGCAAGACGACCCTGTGCAAGGCGCTGCTGCGGCATGTCGATGCGATGACCAAAACCGCCTTGATCCTTCAGCCGACGCTCTCGTCGATCCAGCTGCTGCAGGCGGTCGCGCAGGACTTCGGCCTGAATCCTATGCACAATTCCCGGCTGAATCTCTTTAATCAACTCAACCAATTCCTGATCGAGCAGACGACGCTGGGCAACAACGTGGTGCTGGTGATTGACGAGGCCCAAACGCTCAGCGCGCGCATGCTCGAGGAAATCCGCATGCTCTCGAATCTTGAGACGGATAAGCATAAACTCATTCAAATCATTTTGGTGGGCCAGCCGCAGCTGCGGGAGCTCTTGGCCCAACCCGCGCTGGAACAGCTCCGCCAGCGCATCGGGGTGCGCTACCATATCTCGCCGCTGGATCGGGATGAAGTCGCGACCTACCTTGAGCACCGGCTGCGGATCGCCGGCTCCGACGGGAGCCTCGAGTGGACCCCGGAGGGGGTTGAAGAAGTCTACCGCTGCTCCAAGGGCACCCCGCGGCTCATTAATCAGCTCGGGGACCGCTGCTTGCTCGCCTGCTATCTTGCGGAAACGAAGCGCGTGGATGCCGACGTGGTCCAGCGGAGTTATCAGGAGCTCTCCGGGCAAGTGCTCGTCTCATGA
- the aroB gene encoding 3-dehydroquinate synthase, which yields MMMLPVRLGERSYSILVTDSYRRLPAALAPLSPSREGWVISHPSVLRWHGRQLLQPLRAAGWRLSVMTIPESESSKSMAMAQRIISRLTRSAAMRPPMLFAFGGGVLGDLTGFVAAIYRRGVPYIQLPTTLLAQVDSAIGGKVGVDVPQGKNLVGAFYQPRLVYNNLSVLASLPLRQRRSGLGEVIKYGLIANRPLFEFLEAHLPDCLALEPRALRVMVERSCRIKARVVSQDERETEGIRVGLNFGHTIGHALEAATDYRRWTHGEAIAIGMCAAADLAVRMGCCRASDQERLARLICAAGLPTHATNVSLAAVRRALRLDKKFIHGRPRWVLPTRIGRVMVTEAVPTGLVNRVLATSLQ from the coding sequence ATGATGATGCTGCCTGTCCGTCTTGGCGAGCGATCGTACTCGATCCTGGTCACCGATTCGTACCGTCGATTGCCAGCCGCGCTCGCCCCGCTGTCGCCCTCGCGCGAGGGATGGGTGATTTCCCATCCGTCGGTCTTGCGGTGGCACGGCCGCCAGCTGCTGCAGCCGCTACGCGCGGCGGGCTGGAGGCTCTCCGTCATGACGATCCCTGAATCTGAATCGTCCAAGTCGATGGCGATGGCGCAGCGAATCATCAGCCGGCTCACCCGCTCCGCCGCCATGCGGCCTCCGATGCTCTTCGCCTTCGGCGGAGGCGTGCTCGGAGACCTGACGGGATTCGTGGCGGCGATCTACCGGCGAGGCGTGCCGTACATCCAGCTGCCGACAACGCTGCTGGCCCAGGTGGATTCCGCCATCGGCGGAAAAGTCGGCGTTGATGTGCCCCAGGGGAAAAATCTGGTGGGCGCGTTCTACCAGCCCCGCCTCGTCTATAACAACCTCAGCGTGCTGGCGAGCTTGCCGCTGCGGCAGCGCCGCTCGGGGCTGGGCGAAGTCATCAAATACGGCTTGATCGCCAACCGGCCGCTGTTTGAATTTCTGGAAGCGCACCTGCCGGACTGCTTGGCCCTTGAGCCCCGCGCCCTACGGGTGATGGTCGAGCGGTCGTGCCGCATCAAAGCACGCGTCGTCTCGCAGGATGAGCGGGAAACCGAGGGAATTCGCGTTGGCTTAAACTTCGGCCACACGATCGGCCATGCGCTGGAAGCCGCCACGGACTATCGGCGATGGACGCATGGAGAAGCGATCGCGATCGGCATGTGCGCTGCGGCGGATCTTGCTGTCCGGATGGGGTGTTGTCGCGCGAGCGATCAGGAGCGGCTGGCACGGCTGATCTGCGCCGCCGGGCTGCCGACGCACGCCACAAACGTCTCACTCGCCGCCGTCCGCCGCGCCTTGCGCCTCGATAAAAAGTTCATTCATGGACGACCGCGATGGGTGCTGCCCACACGAATTGGGCGGGTGATGGTCACGGAAGCCGTCCCGACAGGCCTCGTCAACCGCGTGCTGGCAACCTCCCTACAGTAA
- a CDS encoding NAD(P)H-hydrate epimerase: MQRIDRAAIESIGIPRLLLMEHAGMAVAAAARRMVASTHEILICCGAGFNGGDGLAAARHLLQWSSPLRIVLTAPMDRLREEPAVYARILRHLGTPLQSVTSPQQLPEIEPMIQSCDLIIDALLGIGALGAVREPTASLIDALNRSGKPILAVDVPSGLDADTGAVQGKAVKATQTVTFGRPKRGLLLNEGPAHAGALTVDSITIPEALLRSP; the protein is encoded by the coding sequence ATGCAGCGCATCGACCGCGCCGCGATTGAGTCGATCGGCATTCCTCGCCTGCTCTTAATGGAACATGCCGGGATGGCCGTCGCCGCCGCCGCTCGGAGGATGGTGGCGTCCACGCACGAAATCTTGATCTGCTGCGGCGCGGGGTTCAACGGCGGAGACGGCTTGGCGGCGGCGCGGCATCTGCTGCAGTGGAGCTCTCCGCTGCGGATCGTGCTGACCGCCCCCATGGATCGGTTGCGCGAGGAGCCCGCCGTGTATGCTCGAATCCTGCGCCATCTTGGGACCCCGCTCCAGTCGGTGACGTCCCCGCAGCAGCTTCCGGAGATCGAACCCATGATCCAATCCTGCGATCTCATTATCGACGCCTTGCTGGGTATTGGAGCCCTCGGGGCGGTTCGCGAACCGACCGCCTCGCTCATCGACGCCCTCAATCGGTCGGGCAAACCCATTCTGGCGGTGGATGTCCCCTCCGGACTTGATGCCGATACCGGGGCGGTGCAGGGCAAGGCGGTGAAGGCCACGCAGACGGTCACGTTCGGGCGACCGAAACGCGGCCTGCTGCTGAATGAGGGGCCGGCGCACGCCGGCGCGCTCACCGTCGATTCCATCACGATCCCTGAGGCGCTCTTGCGCTCACCATGA
- a CDS encoding small basic protein, giving the protein MSLHPSLRVSGAGATVRNVLKRHERVRHLMTQGQWAEGHSALGLPKIKQLRMKARKAAKEKTEEAAAPAAAPAANAAAAAKPSGAKPSA; this is encoded by the coding sequence ATGTCCCTCCATCCTTCCTTGCGCGTTTCCGGCGCGGGCGCGACCGTGCGGAACGTCCTGAAGCGGCATGAGCGGGTTCGCCATCTCATGACGCAGGGGCAATGGGCGGAAGGGCACTCCGCCCTCGGCCTGCCGAAAATTAAGCAGCTGAGGATGAAAGCCCGCAAAGCGGCCAAGGAAAAAACTGAAGAAGCCGCAGCTCCTGCAGCAGCACCAGCCGCGAACGCCGCGGCGGCAGCCAAACCTTCAGGCGCGAAACCATCAGCGTAA